In Pedobacter sp. WC2423, the following are encoded in one genomic region:
- a CDS encoding GreA/GreB family elongation factor, whose product MNTTSIKIDTRPIVLSRGIFDLLKSHLRKRKLSKYNEDKLEMELRYARQVLHRELPQDVVTVNTCVRVRELVSGNEFTYNLVAPDLAKRKNNTLSILSPIGVAMLGYPQGAELQWEMPEGIKVFRIEEVSRN is encoded by the coding sequence ATGAATACTACGTCAATAAAAATAGATACCAGGCCGATCGTTTTGTCCAGAGGTATTTTTGATCTGTTAAAAAGTCATCTCAGAAAAAGAAAACTGAGTAAATACAATGAAGATAAACTGGAAATGGAACTTCGGTATGCCAGACAGGTGTTACATCGGGAGCTGCCACAAGATGTAGTGACCGTAAATACCTGTGTAAGGGTCAGAGAACTGGTTTCCGGAAATGAATTTACTTATAACCTTGTTGCTCCTGATCTGGCGAAAAGAAAAAACAATACTTTATCAATTTTATCACCTATCGGTGTAGCTATGCTGGGATATCCGCAGGGTGCAGAGTTACAGTGGGAAATGCCAGAAGGTATAAAGGTCTTTCGGATAGAGGAGGTGTCAAGGAATTAG
- a CDS encoding helix-turn-helix domain-containing protein — protein sequence MIQNIGKKLRAIRNTHCISQKIVADQLGISVTAYSKIETGITDVSFYKVQQIADIYGVSIIDMLRIGEKDSQDEQYPDVKKQLDELNERYNDQQKKIIQLYEIIRTQKSASL from the coding sequence ATGATTCAAAATATTGGAAAAAAGCTTAGAGCAATCCGCAATACGCATTGCATTAGCCAGAAAATCGTAGCCGATCAATTGGGCATATCTGTTACAGCCTACTCTAAAATAGAGACTGGAATAACTGATGTTTCTTTCTATAAAGTTCAGCAAATAGCTGATATATACGGAGTTTCAATAATAGATATGCTTCGTATAGGAGAGAAGGATTCGCAGGATGAACAGTATCCTGACGTAAAGAAGCAACTTGATGAACTGAATGAGCGCTATAACGATCAACAGAAAAAAATCATTCAATTGTATGAGATCATCAGAACTCAAAAGTCTGCCTCACTTTAA
- a CDS encoding glycerophosphodiester phosphodiesterase family protein, with translation MKYLFLIAGCFSLSTAIAQQKIEVQGHRGGRGVMPENSIAAMLHAVDLGVRTLELDCVISEDKQVVVSHDLYMSADFMLKPDGREITKAEEKSLLLYKMPYALIKSYDGGTKVNTSFPKQQKLKTVKPLLGVLIDSVEAYVKVKHLKPVAYNIEIKSSAEGDSTAHPAPETFVRLVMDVLKDKGITKKVTIQSFDTRPLVVLHQYYPKQKLSYLIANKDSFKVNLSKLGFTPDIISPYYLMVDAGFVKDAHTLGMKVLPWTVNDELSLKKMADLKVDGIISDYPDMAVALFGSYQK, from the coding sequence ATGAAATATTTGTTTTTAATCGCTGGTTGTTTTAGTTTATCGACCGCAATCGCCCAGCAAAAAATTGAAGTACAGGGCCATCGTGGCGGAAGAGGGGTCATGCCAGAAAATTCTATTGCGGCCATGCTGCATGCGGTAGACCTTGGGGTGAGAACGCTGGAGCTGGATTGCGTGATCTCTGAAGATAAGCAGGTGGTTGTTTCTCATGATTTATACATGTCTGCTGATTTTATGCTGAAGCCTGATGGTCGTGAGATTACCAAAGCAGAAGAAAAATCTCTTTTATTGTATAAAATGCCATATGCGCTTATTAAAAGCTATGATGGCGGGACAAAGGTGAATACTTCTTTTCCGAAACAGCAAAAGTTAAAAACGGTGAAACCATTGTTAGGGGTGCTGATCGATAGTGTGGAGGCTTATGTTAAGGTTAAACATTTAAAACCGGTTGCTTACAATATTGAGATTAAAAGCTCGGCTGAAGGTGATAGTACTGCGCATCCTGCTCCTGAAACATTTGTCAGACTGGTAATGGATGTGCTTAAAGATAAAGGTATTACTAAAAAAGTGACTATACAATCATTTGATACCAGGCCTCTGGTAGTTTTACACCAGTACTATCCAAAACAAAAGCTTTCTTATCTGATAGCAAATAAAGACAGTTTTAAAGTTAACCTGAGTAAGCTTGGCTTTACTCCAGATATTATAAGTCCATATTATCTGATGGTGGATGCCGGATTTGTAAAAGACGCTCATACGTTAGGTATGAAGGTGTTACCCTGGACAGTGAACGATGAGTTGTCTTTGAAAAAGATGGCAGATCTGAAAGTGGATGGTATTATTTCGGATTATCCGGATATGGCTGTTGCATTATTCGGCAGTTACCAAAAATAA
- a CDS encoding carboxypeptidase regulatory-like domain-containing protein, producing MMKNLLCTVLLLFFCCCFKNELAAQTTQASISGIITDDLKKTIPGASVQVRNESTGFTTRTTTNAKGEYTFKELPLGTPYTVTATYIGFGEQKKTGYSLNQGDALRIDILMQDAVNNLSVVEIVGSGMKNKTETLGAATTISARDITRLPVNGRNFASLTDLSPLSKGTNISGQLGSSTGFTIDGMTAKNPTSAGSTTSRSGAPYSISIEAVREFKVVTNQYDVTQGRSGGGAISAVTKSGTNTLSGSAFTYGRADWLSSPYDINGNKRKSDFSTYQYGFSLSGPIIKDKLHFFMVWDHEKDARPLQIANILSPADETRLKINQSTLDRFVDISRRLYGVANTPQFGSFDKKRGSDAAFARIDWQINEKNLLTVRDNYTNSRNPQGLEDNTAINLYESYGNDKNIDNSLLASLRTSISPRLTNELKAQHLYTYQLSSPGDQLPSANIPRAVVEGVTSTIGKGSLSTDIELGGHRFAQEGFTNNVYQLVDNLYYNTDKIKYTFGVDFMYTNAHSTYGSELNGRFYFKEDANTGTSALDNFESRTPYRYTREVPLLADPSVKQGIYNSAIYGQMQAKLALGLDMVAGLRLDYSSYPKGKFNQLVFDELGLRTDNSLSTLQIQPRVQFNWDVNDKHQDFIRFGAGIFASDINNYATINNMVFDGNHLASIDVRGAGVPRPDFPGYRANPGSAPGQDLFGQAGVNKLMTINANANDAQVPVVYKANVSYSRFITDRLKVGITGYMTLGRHNYMYVDRNMVANPYFRLSNEDNRGVYVPAGTIQNSSPDWLQGRISNKLGRVMELNSKGKVNQFAVVIDGSYQYFKDGAISFSYTWNDARDNTSYNGNVANSATLSLPVKDDPRDLSKMTASDNQFRHKIVVYGTLPTFHGIGVGLRYSGIGGTRYTLLSGGNTNGDFVASNDLAFIFDRNNPAVAQNVRAGLQAVLDNPNASQSVKDYILKYSGQIAERNGGINSFYGIFDLRITKKFKLYKTHTLELSGDIFNVANLLNKKWGVNESLGNQALYSLGIPKTPTTPGVDGFDKTTNNFVYRVNGAGVVKPSGNPYQCQIGLRYSF from the coding sequence ATGATGAAAAATTTACTCTGCACAGTACTCTTACTGTTCTTTTGTTGTTGTTTTAAAAACGAATTAGCAGCGCAAACGACTCAGGCATCTATCTCCGGAATTATAACCGATGACCTTAAAAAAACTATTCCTGGTGCATCCGTGCAAGTCCGGAATGAGTCCACAGGTTTTACCACCAGAACCACGACCAATGCCAAAGGAGAATATACTTTTAAAGAACTTCCTTTGGGAACTCCTTATACAGTTACCGCTACTTATATCGGGTTTGGTGAACAGAAAAAAACAGGTTATTCTTTGAATCAGGGGGATGCCTTAAGAATTGATATTTTAATGCAGGATGCTGTAAATAATCTTTCTGTAGTGGAGATCGTTGGTTCAGGAATGAAAAACAAAACTGAAACCTTAGGAGCGGCAACAACCATTTCGGCCAGGGATATTACCAGGCTTCCGGTAAACGGACGTAATTTTGCCTCGTTGACTGATCTTTCGCCATTAAGTAAGGGTACAAATATTTCAGGTCAGTTAGGTTCATCTACAGGTTTTACTATTGACGGGATGACGGCTAAAAATCCAACCTCTGCAGGTTCAACAACAAGCAGAAGTGGTGCGCCTTATTCGATTTCGATTGAAGCAGTACGTGAATTTAAGGTCGTGACCAACCAGTATGATGTAACTCAGGGAAGAAGCGGTGGTGGTGCAATCAGCGCGGTAACCAAATCCGGAACGAATACATTGAGTGGTAGTGCATTTACTTACGGACGTGCAGACTGGTTATCCAGCCCTTATGATATCAATGGAAATAAACGTAAATCTGATTTCTCTACTTATCAATATGGTTTCTCTCTGAGCGGCCCGATTATTAAAGATAAGTTGCACTTCTTTATGGTTTGGGATCATGAAAAGGATGCCCGTCCATTGCAAATCGCCAATATCCTGTCTCCGGCAGATGAAACGAGATTGAAAATCAATCAATCTACGCTGGATCGTTTTGTTGATATTTCGCGCAGGTTATATGGAGTAGCCAACACACCTCAGTTTGGTTCTTTCGATAAAAAACGCGGATCTGATGCTGCTTTTGCACGTATTGACTGGCAGATCAATGAGAAAAACCTGTTAACAGTTCGTGATAATTATACGAACAGCAGAAACCCGCAAGGATTAGAAGATAACACTGCTATCAATTTATATGAATCTTATGGTAATGATAAGAACATTGATAATAGTTTGCTGGCTTCCCTGCGTACTTCTATCAGCCCGAGATTAACCAATGAGTTGAAAGCACAACATTTATACACATACCAGTTAAGTAGTCCTGGTGATCAGTTGCCTTCGGCAAATATCCCGCGTGCAGTAGTGGAAGGAGTTACTTCTACCATCGGTAAAGGTTCACTTTCCACTGATATTGAATTGGGTGGTCACCGTTTTGCTCAGGAAGGTTTTACAAATAATGTATATCAATTAGTTGATAACCTTTACTACAACACTGATAAAATCAAATATACTTTTGGAGTTGACTTCATGTATACCAACGCACATTCAACTTATGGAAGTGAATTGAACGGACGTTTTTATTTTAAAGAAGATGCGAACACAGGAACTTCTGCACTGGATAATTTTGAATCGAGAACTCCTTACCGTTATACCAGGGAGGTGCCTTTACTAGCCGACCCTAGTGTAAAACAAGGAATCTATAATTCTGCAATTTATGGTCAGATGCAAGCGAAACTTGCTTTAGGGCTGGATATGGTTGCAGGTTTACGTCTGGATTACAGCAGCTATCCTAAAGGAAAATTTAATCAGCTGGTATTTGATGAACTGGGTTTAAGAACTGATAATTCATTATCTACGCTTCAGATTCAGCCACGTGTCCAGTTTAACTGGGATGTGAATGATAAACATCAGGATTTTATTCGTTTTGGTGCAGGTATTTTCGCTTCGGACATTAACAACTATGCCACGATCAATAATATGGTGTTTGACGGAAATCACCTGGCTTCGATTGATGTAAGAGGGGCAGGTGTACCGAGACCAGATTTTCCGGGTTACCGTGCAAACCCTGGCAGTGCCCCAGGGCAGGATCTGTTTGGTCAGGCTGGTGTGAATAAACTAATGACGATCAATGCGAATGCAAATGACGCGCAGGTTCCTGTGGTTTATAAGGCCAATGTATCTTATAGCCGCTTTATTACTGACCGTTTAAAAGTGGGCATTACTGGTTACATGACTTTAGGAAGGCACAATTACATGTATGTAGACCGCAATATGGTTGCTAATCCTTATTTCCGTTTATCAAATGAAGATAACAGAGGGGTTTATGTACCGGCAGGAACTATTCAGAATAGTTCTCCTGATTGGCTGCAGGGCCGTATCAGTAACAAATTAGGCCGTGTAATGGAATTAAACAGTAAGGGTAAGGTCAATCAGTTTGCCGTAGTCATTGATGGTAGCTACCAGTACTTTAAAGATGGCGCAATTTCATTCAGTTATACCTGGAATGATGCCAGGGATAATACCTCTTACAATGGTAACGTAGCTAATAGTGCAACTTTATCTCTACCGGTAAAAGATGATCCGCGTGATTTAAGCAAAATGACTGCTTCGGATAATCAGTTCCGCCACAAAATTGTAGTGTATGGAACTTTACCAACCTTTCATGGAATTGGTGTTGGTCTTCGCTATTCAGGTATTGGTGGTACACGTTATACATTATTATCAGGTGGTAATACGAATGGTGATTTTGTTGCAAGTAATGACCTGGCTTTTATCTTTGACAGAAACAATCCGGCGGTTGCTCAAAATGTCCGCGCTGGTTTGCAGGCAGTTTTAGACAATCCTAATGCAAGTCAGAGTGTGAAAGATTATATCCTGAAATACTCCGGACAGATTGCAGAAAGAAATGGCGGGATCAACAGTTTTTATGGAATCTTTGATTTGAGAATAACCAAGAAATTTAAATTGTATAAAACACATACTTTAGAGTTGTCTGGTGATATTTTTAACGTAGCCAATTTATTGAACAAGAAATGGGGTGTGAACGAATCGCTTGGTAATCAGGCCTTATACTCGCTTGGTATTCCTAAAACACCAACTACACCTGGTGTTGATGGATTTGATAAAACAACTAATAACTTTGTTTACAGAGTGAATGGTGCTGGTGTGGTTAAGCCTTCAGGTAACCCTTATCAATGTCAGATTGGACTTCGTTACAGTTTCTAA
- a CDS encoding ATP-binding protein, which produces MNIIIRLREKYAALLRDKQIPLMQSRIRILTFGLILMIALLLIITIKSLLREDYKTAARLVIPISAMCSGLYLMFEKNNWQLAGHLFLLSLSSVIWTNILMYTYGINLVSLQITLIIISASFYILGKNWGIVYSLAGVIPVVTHLLLTNGQNGKITVTPLQLNNSSFMLALIVNFGILITMHYEFFKSFFKSNSKERELNSQLQSALKEAQEATKLRADFLSSMSHELRTPLHAVIGLINILSVENPRKDQEENLAVLRFSAENLLALINDTLDFSKMNEDQITLNKSPFNLTILLQNILATFRPKAEQKKIDIRLNLDFENVPLHIIGDQTRLAQILNNLISNALKFTDNGGQVEILVATKNRTEKHILLHFAIKDSGIGIPKNKQEIIFEPFLQANNNITKRYGGTGLGLAIVKRLIGLHLSKLVLESEEHVGSAFSFEIKYELALSIVSPEAVQLVKPAISTISNLNILIAEDNIINIMLLKKILDQWNCNYSLSKDGKEALDMVKTGGFDVVLMDIHMPVMDGFEASRHIRELPDVNMSKIKIIALTASSDVDIQQSFSYTYLDDYLTKPFSSQLLKEKLEGVVQQLSGK; this is translated from the coding sequence ATGAATATTATTATCAGGCTCAGAGAAAAGTATGCGGCCTTATTAAGAGATAAGCAAATTCCTTTAATGCAGTCCAGAATCAGAATTTTAACTTTTGGATTAATCCTGATGATTGCGCTGTTATTGATCATTACTATTAAGTCCCTGCTGAGAGAAGATTATAAAACAGCGGCAAGATTAGTGATCCCGATCAGCGCAATGTGTTCCGGACTTTACCTGATGTTTGAAAAGAATAACTGGCAGCTGGCAGGCCATCTTTTTCTCTTATCGCTTAGCAGTGTGATCTGGACGAATATACTGATGTACACCTACGGTATTAACCTGGTCAGCTTACAAATCACTTTAATTATTATTTCTGCCAGTTTTTATATCCTCGGAAAAAACTGGGGTATCGTTTATTCACTGGCAGGAGTAATCCCAGTGGTCACACATCTCTTGTTAACCAATGGTCAGAATGGAAAAATAACTGTAACTCCACTGCAACTGAATAACAGTTCATTTATGCTGGCGCTGATTGTCAATTTCGGCATCCTGATTACTATGCATTATGAATTCTTTAAATCCTTTTTTAAGAGTAATTCTAAAGAAAGGGAACTGAATTCTCAATTGCAATCAGCCCTTAAAGAGGCACAGGAAGCCACTAAATTAAGAGCTGACTTTCTTTCTTCCATGTCTCACGAACTGCGCACGCCTTTGCACGCAGTGATCGGACTGATTAATATTTTAAGCGTAGAAAACCCAAGAAAAGATCAGGAAGAAAATCTTGCTGTATTGCGCTTCTCGGCAGAGAACCTGCTGGCATTGATCAATGATACCCTGGACTTCAGTAAAATGAATGAAGATCAGATTACCCTGAATAAATCTCCTTTTAATCTGACTATACTGCTGCAAAACATACTGGCCACTTTCCGGCCAAAGGCAGAACAGAAGAAGATTGACATCAGGTTGAATTTAGACTTCGAAAATGTTCCACTGCATATCATTGGCGATCAGACCAGGCTTGCCCAGATTTTAAATAATCTGATTTCCAATGCCCTGAAATTCACCGACAACGGCGGGCAGGTAGAAATCCTGGTGGCTACAAAAAACCGGACAGAAAAACATATCCTCTTACATTTTGCTATTAAAGATTCAGGCATTGGGATTCCTAAGAATAAACAGGAAATCATCTTTGAACCTTTCTTACAAGCAAACAATAACATTACCAAACGCTATGGAGGCACAGGCCTCGGGCTTGCCATCGTCAAAAGACTGATTGGCCTGCACCTGAGTAAACTGGTTCTGGAAAGCGAGGAGCATGTCGGCTCAGCTTTCTCTTTTGAGATTAAATATGAACTGGCACTATCCATAGTTTCACCGGAAGCTGTACAACTAGTTAAACCGGCCATTTCTACGATCAGCAACCTGAACATCCTGATTGCAGAAGACAATATTATCAATATTATGCTGCTCAAAAAGATCCTTGACCAGTGGAATTGCAATTATTCGCTTTCCAAAGATGGAAAGGAAGCTCTTGATATGGTAAAAACCGGAGGCTTTGATGTGGTATTGATGGATATTCACATGCCGGTTATGGATGGCTTCGAAGCCTCCAGGCACATCAGAGAATTACCAGACGTCAATATGTCCAAGATTAAAATCATTGCACTGACCGCTTCAAGTGATGTAGATATACAACAATCTTTTAGTTATACCTATCTCGATGATTACCTCACTAAACCTTTCTCCTCACAATTGTTAAAAGAAAAACTGGAGGGAGTAGTCCAGCAATTATCCGGCAAATAA
- a CDS encoding LytR/AlgR family response regulator transcription factor → MILNCIAVDDEPLALGLVCSFIEQTPFLRLAGSFSSGVTALTMIHEQEIDLIFLDIQMPDLTGIQLARILDRQPGSNGPRVIFTTAFNNFALEGYKVDALDYLLKPFNYEEFLIAANKGRAYAELVKTGQQSVVSPEQEEEYIFLKVEYHLVRVAIKDILYIEGLKDYVKVYLENTDKAILTLTSLKVLEQKLSAKIFMRVHRSYIVSLEKVSSVTKNSLNIGTLSITVGDQYKDAFNTYLSRWM, encoded by the coding sequence ATGATACTGAACTGTATAGCAGTAGACGATGAACCTTTAGCGCTGGGGCTGGTTTGCAGTTTTATTGAACAAACCCCTTTTTTACGTCTCGCAGGTAGTTTCTCCAGTGGAGTAACCGCGCTGACTATGATCCACGAACAAGAAATAGATCTGATCTTTCTGGATATACAGATGCCGGATCTGACCGGGATTCAACTGGCCAGGATTCTGGACAGGCAGCCCGGCAGCAATGGCCCGAGAGTAATATTTACGACAGCGTTTAACAATTTTGCGCTCGAGGGATATAAAGTTGATGCACTTGATTACCTTTTGAAGCCATTTAATTACGAAGAGTTCCTGATTGCCGCCAATAAAGGAAGAGCTTATGCGGAGTTGGTGAAGACTGGTCAGCAGTCAGTTGTATCACCAGAACAGGAAGAAGAATATATCTTTTTAAAAGTCGAATATCATTTGGTCAGGGTGGCTATTAAAGACATCCTGTATATTGAAGGGCTCAAAGATTATGTAAAGGTTTATCTGGAAAATACAGATAAAGCGATATTGACTTTAACCAGTCTTAAGGTACTGGAACAAAAGCTCTCTGCAAAAATATTTATGCGTGTTCACCGCTCTTATATCGTATCTCTTGAAAAGGTGAGCTCAGTGACCAAGAATAGTCTGAACATCGGCACACTCAGTATTACTGTAGGTGATCAATATAAAGATGCATTTAATACTTACCTAAGCAGGTGGATGTAA
- a CDS encoding sensor histidine kinase has translation MNAVKSRSYITVLLHILVWMLFSFVLLFYMPLTWSIEVPYQLWIKQGCELVFLITIFYVNSDILVPKLLLKNNSLGYLLAIVGFVIVGTVMVRYLDNILNLAVLITEAFHKIGITKLPRHNDKLDIFLIMMILLIIGISTSVTLIQKWQANKQLQEALEKDRIGSELSFLKAQINPHFFFNTLNNIYALTHVDVEKSRNALHKLSRMMRYLLYDTQAGSTPLSKEVSFIVDYIELMKLRLNDTTKVTFEGPLINNDIQIAPMLFLPYIENAFKHGVSSTSSSIISIELSMEEDTLEMKVQNSIFNENAEIADNYGGIGLTNTKRRLDLLYPGKHTFLAGKTEDTNEFIVHLTLMLDDTELYSSRR, from the coding sequence ATGAATGCAGTAAAAAGCCGTTCCTATATCACCGTTCTTCTCCATATTCTGGTATGGATGCTATTCTCGTTTGTTTTGCTTTTTTATATGCCATTAACATGGAGTATTGAAGTTCCTTATCAGCTCTGGATTAAGCAAGGATGCGAGCTGGTTTTCCTGATTACTATATTTTACGTGAATAGTGATATTCTGGTACCTAAATTACTGTTGAAAAATAATTCACTCGGTTATTTACTGGCAATTGTTGGTTTTGTGATTGTAGGTACAGTAATGGTGAGATATCTGGACAATATCCTGAATTTAGCGGTACTGATTACAGAAGCTTTTCATAAAATAGGGATTACTAAACTTCCAAGACACAATGACAAACTGGATATCTTTCTGATTATGATGATCCTGTTGATTATCGGAATCAGCACCAGTGTAACCCTGATACAGAAATGGCAGGCCAATAAACAATTGCAGGAAGCACTCGAAAAAGACCGGATAGGATCAGAATTATCCTTTCTGAAAGCACAGATTAACCCTCACTTCTTCTTTAATACCCTGAATAATATCTATGCATTAACCCATGTGGATGTAGAGAAGTCCCGTAATGCGCTGCACAAATTATCAAGGATGATGCGTTATCTTTTGTATGATACTCAGGCCGGCAGCACACCGCTGAGCAAAGAAGTATCTTTTATCGTTGATTATATTGAACTGATGAAACTTCGTCTCAATGATACGACTAAAGTAACTTTTGAAGGTCCGCTGATCAATAATGATATACAAATTGCGCCGATGTTATTTCTGCCTTATATTGAAAATGCCTTCAAACATGGTGTGAGTTCAACCTCCTCCTCAATTATTTCTATCGAGCTGAGTATGGAAGAAGATACCCTTGAAATGAAGGTGCAGAACTCAATTTTTAATGAAAATGCGGAGATCGCAGATAATTACGGAGGTATAGGCCTCACCAATACTAAAAGACGCCTTGATTTATTATATCCGGGAAAACATACTTTTTTGGCCGGTAAAACTGAAGATACCAATGAATTTATTGTTCACTTAACCTTAATGCTCGATGATACTGAACTGTATAGCAGTAGACGATGA
- the moaCB gene encoding bifunctional molybdenum cofactor biosynthesis protein MoaC/MoaB: protein MVDITSKTNTLRKAVATARLKVSSIQTIEAVLAKKVPKGDVFEFSRAAGLFAVKKTSDVIPDCHPLPIEYTAITHEIEGMYIIIRVEVHTIYKTGVEVEAMHGASVTALTIYDMLKPIDKGIEIENIRLEHKSGGKSQYKLVSQDQLKCGVIVCSDRISAGEKQDISGKTIIQKLESYKIETNHYDIIPDDFQQIQQKVMALVEQEFNLLIFTGGTGLSPRDVTPDAITPLLDREIPGMMENVRKYGQERMPYAMLSRGVAGFIKSTLVITLPGSVKGAEESMDALFPAVLHVLKVQKGADHA, encoded by the coding sequence ATGGTAGATATTACATCCAAAACAAATACGCTGAGGAAAGCAGTAGCTACTGCCAGACTGAAAGTTTCCAGTATTCAGACTATTGAAGCTGTGCTGGCGAAAAAAGTTCCTAAAGGAGATGTTTTCGAGTTTTCAAGAGCTGCAGGATTATTTGCAGTAAAAAAGACTAGTGATGTAATTCCCGATTGTCATCCTTTACCTATAGAATATACAGCGATTACCCATGAAATTGAAGGGATGTATATCATTATCCGTGTTGAAGTACATACAATTTATAAAACAGGAGTAGAAGTAGAAGCCATGCACGGTGCATCGGTTACTGCACTGACTATTTATGATATGCTGAAACCAATTGACAAAGGGATTGAAATTGAGAATATCCGTTTGGAACATAAATCGGGAGGGAAAAGCCAATATAAGCTGGTCAGTCAGGATCAGCTGAAATGTGGGGTAATAGTTTGTTCCGATCGGATCAGCGCAGGTGAAAAACAAGATATATCGGGCAAAACGATTATTCAGAAGCTGGAATCTTATAAAATAGAGACTAATCATTACGACATCATTCCAGATGATTTTCAGCAAATTCAGCAAAAGGTAATGGCGCTCGTTGAGCAGGAATTCAATCTGCTGATTTTTACTGGCGGCACTGGTTTATCCCCAAGAGATGTAACACCCGATGCCATCACTCCGTTATTGGACAGAGAAATTCCGGGAATGATGGAAAATGTCAGAAAATATGGGCAGGAGCGTATGCCCTATGCGATGTTGTCCAGAGGGGTTGCCGGATTTATCAAATCTACACTGGTCATCACACTGCCTGGTTCTGTAAAAGGGGCAGAAGAAAGTATGGATGCACTTTTTCCTGCTGTGTTACATGTGTTGAAAGTTCAAAAAGGCGCAGACCACGCATAA
- a CDS encoding molybdenum cofactor biosynthesis protein MoaE produces the protein MKEHKIKNIFVNGPVSAQFIAESIQKHESNTAIGAHSIFLGQVRADQVGEETVAGINYTAYEEMALQKMYEIREAIFKKYPVTCLHVHHSLGLVAAGEVCLFVFSSSTHRKAAMEACDELVERIKAELPIWGKEILTNATHQWKENK, from the coding sequence ATGAAAGAACATAAGATTAAGAATATCTTTGTCAACGGGCCGGTTTCAGCTCAGTTTATTGCAGAAAGTATTCAAAAACATGAAAGCAATACTGCAATTGGAGCACATAGCATTTTCCTGGGACAGGTTCGTGCAGATCAGGTTGGTGAAGAAACAGTAGCAGGGATTAATTACACTGCTTATGAGGAAATGGCCTTGCAAAAAATGTATGAAATCAGAGAAGCTATTTTTAAGAAATACCCGGTTACCTGTTTACACGTACATCACAGTTTAGGTTTAGTGGCTGCTGGCGAAGTTTGTCTCTTTGTTTTTAGTTCATCCACACATCGCAAAGCGGCTATGGAAGCGTGTGATGAATTGGTAGAACGGATTAAAGCAGAATTACCAATCTGGGGCAAGGAGATTTTGACAAATGCAACTCATCAATGGAAGGAAAATAAATAA